The proteins below are encoded in one region of Caldisericia bacterium:
- the miaA gene encoding tRNA (adenosine(37)-N6)-dimethylallyltransferase MiaA has protein sequence MRIPLIVITGPTAVGKTEVSILVAKEIHGEIVSFDAFQVYRFMDIGTNKIRKDEMQGIPHHMIDVVNPNEEFSSGRFKEMAERIIDSIYRRGKIPVLVGGTGLYLRTLLSFEPPGSKKEVREKIEKEAEKFGLNFLYEKLKKIDPVFAKKISPRDRKRIIRGLEVYEIYKKPISSFFGEEERYDALKFVLLMERKKLYKRIEDRVDRMFELGFVDEVKRIKESFGFSKTSKKAIGYEEILLYLSGEISIDECKRRIKKRTKEYARRQIIWLRKEKNAIIIDVTDKKPHDTAEEILKKVKERWKNL, from the coding sequence ATGAGAATTCCTTTAATAGTAATAACGGGACCAACTGCTGTTGGTAAAACTGAGGTTTCAATACTTGTTGCAAAGGAAATTCATGGAGAGATTGTCTCCTTTGACGCATTTCAAGTCTATAGATTCATGGATATAGGAACAAACAAAATTAGAAAGGATGAGATGCAGGGGATTCCACATCATATGATAGATGTTGTAAACCCTAACGAAGAGTTTTCTTCAGGTAGGTTTAAAGAAATGGCAGAAAGGATTATAGATTCCATCTATAGGAGAGGGAAAATTCCTGTGCTTGTTGGGGGCACGGGCTTATATTTAAGAACTCTTCTCTCCTTTGAACCACCTGGCAGTAAAAAAGAGGTAAGAGAAAAGATTGAGAAAGAGGCAGAAAAATTTGGTCTAAACTTCCTTTATGAGAAATTAAAAAAAATTGATCCGGTTTTTGCAAAAAAAATCTCTCCAAGGGATAGAAAGAGGATAATCAGAGGACTTGAAGTTTACGAAATATATAAAAAACCAATATCCTCTTTCTTTGGAGAAGAAGAAAGGTATGATGCATTAAAGTTTGTACTTTTAATGGAGAGAAAAAAACTCTACAAAAGAATAGAGGATAGAGTGGACAGAATGTTTGAATTGGGATTTGTGGATGAAGTAAAAAGAATAAAGGAGTCTTTTGGTTTTTCAAAAACATCAAAAAAGGCAATAGGATATGAAGAGATACTTCTTTATCTTTCAGGAGAAATCTCCATTGATGAGTGTAAAAGAAGGATAAAGAAGAGAACAAAGGAGTATGCAAGAAGGCAGATTATCTGGTTAAGGAAAGAGAAGAATGCGATTATAATAGATGTAACGGATAAAAAGCCTCATGATACAGCAGAGGAGATTTTAAAGAAGGTGAAAGAGAGATGGAAGAATTTATAG